The region GACCAGCGACAACCCACACTGTGGTAGGAATAGGCCGGCCTACACGAGATCGACTCGTCGGCGTTGCTAATCTTAGCGGAAGGCGCCATAGCATCCTGTTATATCGTGTCGACTTTGAGCAGCCCAACACGTCTATATAAGGGATACAAGACGCCCTCTCAAAACATCAGGCTACGAGCACAGCAACACTCAGCCCATCAACAGCATCTTCTTCCCGACTTTCGTTCCAACAACATCGATCTTTGACCAACCATCAACATGCAGCTCTCACTCGTCATCGCTCTCTTGCCTTTGGCAATGGCCCTCCCGGCCCCAGTCATTGTTCCTCGTGAGGGTGCTCCCATCCCCGGAAAGTACATTGTCAAGATGAGGAACGACTTGAAGACCGACAACCTCGACAACCTCATCACCGCTGCCTTGAAGGTCATCAAGAAGGACCCTGCCCACGTCTACAAGTTCGGCGCCTTTGGTGGTTTCTCCGCTGAGATTACCGACGACGTTGTCGAGACTCTCCGCAACATGCAAGGTGTTGACTACATCGAGCAAGATGCCGTTGTCAAGGCCAACCTTGGCACCTCTGAGCCTCTCCAGAAGAAGGCCTACGTCACTCAGTCCTCTGCTACCTGGGGTCTTGGTCGTATCTCCCACGTCGCTCGTGGTACCTCTTCCTACACCTACGACAGCACTGCCGGTGCGGGTACTTGCTCCTACGTCATCGACACTGGTATCGCCACCTCCCACCCCGAGTTCGAGGGTCGTGCTACCTTCTTGGCCAACTTCGCCGGTGACGGCAGCAACACTGACGGTAACGGCCACGGAACCCACTGCGCCGGTACCATCGGCTCAAAGAGCTACGGTGTGGCCAAGAAGACCACCCTTTACGCTATCAAGGTCCTTGACGCCAGCGGCTCGGGAACCAACTCTGGTGTCATTGCTGGTATCAACTTTGTTGCCAACGATGTCAGGACCCGCAGCTGCCCCAACGGCGCTGTTGCCAACATGTCTCTCGGTGGCAGCCGCTCTACTGCTGTCAACTCTGCCGCTGCCAACGCTGTCAGCGCCGGTGTCTTCATGGCTGTTGCCGCAGGTA is a window of Pyrenophora tritici-repentis strain M4 chromosome 2, whole genome shotgun sequence DNA encoding:
- a CDS encoding oryzin precursor, with product MQLSLVIALLPLAMALPAPVIVPREGAPIPGKYIVKMRNDLKTDNLDNLITAALKVIKKDPAHVYKFGAFGGFSAEITDDVVETLRNMQGVDYIEQDAVVKANLGTSEPLQKKAYVTQSSATWGLGRISHVARGTSSYTYDSTAGAGTCSYVIDTGIATSHPEFEGRATFLANFAGDGSNTDGNGHGTHCAGTIGSKSYGVAKKTTLYAIKVLDASGSGTNSGVIAGINFVANDVRTRSCPNGAVANMSLGGSRSTAVNSAAANAVSAGVFMAVAAGNSAVDAANSSPASEPTVFTVGATDSSDRLATFSNYGSVVDILAPGVSILSTWLNGGTNTISGTSMASPHVAGLAAYLLAFEGKKTPAALSTRIQSLSTKNKITGLPSSTKNYLAFNGNPSG